DNA sequence from the Pseudomonas sp. MPC6 genome:
TTCTGCAGGGTAATCAGGATGATGCCCAGGGCGAAGGCGGCGGTGAACATCACGCCGATCGACACGTCGTGCTTGATCCGGCTGTGCTGGCTGACGTAGCCAATGGCGATGGCGGTGAGCAGGCCGGAAAGCACCGCACCGATCAACAGGTTGATACCCAACATGTACGACAGGGCCACCCCGGGCAGCACCGCGTGGGAAATCGCATCGCCCATCAACGCCATACCACGCAGGATGATGAAACAGCCAATCACCCCGCAGATGATGCCAACCATGGCTGAGGTCAGCAGGGCCTTCTGCAGGAAGTCATATTCCATAACGGCTTGAAGGAAAGTCATCAGCAGGCCACTCCTAGTGGATTGATAAAGGGCAAGTCGCCCAGATAGGCCTTGGCCAGGGCGTCCGGGGTGCAGACCTCGGCGGCAGCTCCGTAGTTGAGGATGCGCTTGTTGATCAGGATCAGCTGGTCGAAATACTCAGCGGCCTTGCTCAGGTCGTGATGCACCACCAGTACCGTCTTGCCTGCGTCGCGCAAGGACTTGAGGATGCCGATGATGGTGCCTTCGCTGAGCGCGTCGATACCGACGAAGGGCTCGTCCAGCAGGTACAGGTCGGCGTTCTGCACCAGCGCCCTGGCGAGAAATACCCGCTGCTGCTGGCCACCGGACAACTCGCCGATCTGGCGCAGAGCGAAGTCCTGCATGCCAACCCGTTGCAAGCACTCCAAGGCCGTCTGCCGTTCGTGGCGACCGGGTTTGTTGAACCAGCCAAGTTTGGGATAGGTGCCGAGTACCACGGTATCCAGCACATTGATCGGAAACTGCCAGTCGATCTCGCTACGCTGCGGGACATAGGCGACCGTGCGGCGGGACTGCTGCAACGGCCGGCCGTAGATCTCGACGTGCCCGTGGTCACTGGGAATCAGCTCGAGTATGGCCTTGAGCAGGGTCGACTTGCCGGCGCCGTTGGGTCCGATGATGCCGACCAGCAACCCCGCTTCGATACTCAGATTGGCATCCTCGACAGCGTAGTGACCGGCGTAGGAGACGCTTAGATTTTCAACCCGCAGGGCCTGATGCATATCTGCTTCCCCTCGCATGGTCGGGCGCTCGCGACGCCCGACTAATCTCAATAGTCGAACTCCACGTCGCCTTCTGCATAGCTGCAGCAAGCCAGGACGTAGCCCTCGTTGATCTCGGTGTCGCTGATGCCACCACTGTGGTTCATGCGAACGTCGCCACTGACCCGGCGCAGCTTGCAGGACCCGCAAAAACCCATGCGGCAGGCCGAGGGAATCCACAGGCCGTGCTTGCCGGCGATGTCGAGGATCGTTTCTTCGGCGACCCCACTGACGCTCTTACCGGTGCGGCTGAAGCTCACCCGGTGCGTGGCGGATTCACCTTCGCTGGCCAGCACCGAGGCCGGGGCCGGGGTCGCCGCTACTGCGCCGCCAAAGCTCTCCTCGAAGTAGCGCTGCATCGGGAAGTCCAGGCTCTGGAGAATGCCGCGCACCGCACGTATATAGGTTTCCGGACCACACACATAGACAGTACGCTCGTACAGATCGGGGACCATCTGCTGCAACATGGCGGCATTGAGGAAACCGCGATAGCCCGACCAGGTCGCCCCGCTCAGGCTGCCCGCGCATACCAGCGACAGACGGAACTTCGGCGTGCGCGCATCGATCGCCTGGAGTTCCTGGTGGTAAATGATGTCGTCCGGAGTACGTGCGCTGTGCACGAAGTGCAGGTCGACCTCGGCGGCGGTGTCGTAAAGCCAACGAGTCATCGACATCAGCGGGGTGATACCGCTGCCGCCAGAGAGCAGCAGGGCCTTGTCGCAGGGTTGGTCGATGATATTGAAGCCGCCTTGGGGGCCCTGCACCTTGAGGCAGTCGCCTTCATGGAGGTGCTCGTGCAGCCAATTGGAAACCAGACCGCCTGGAACCTTCTTCACCGTGATGGAGAAGTTGTAGGGCCGCGAGGGCGGAGTGGAAATGGAGTAGCAGCGCATCTCCTGACGTCCGTCGATCTCCACCTTGAGACTGACGTACTGGCCTGGCTTGAAGGTGAACAGCATCGGCTGTGTCGCGGCGAAACAAAACGAAGCGACGTCGTGGGTTTCCTGAGTGATCTGGATGCAGCGCACGTCCAGCTCGCTGGCAGGCCAGAACGGCAACGCGGGTAGCTGGACGGGGTCGATCGATAGGCTCTTCATGGAGGACAGGCCTCTTCTTCATCTGCCTGACGGCGGTTTGCCGGCAGTTGGCTGTGAAGATTCTATCAATCAAAATGATAAAGTGTTTTTGCAATATTAATCGCTATTTACGATTAACTTAGCCACAGACGGCCTCCGCAGCCGGGCGGGGCGCTCAGTCGAGCGCGATCAGGCGCAGGGCTTTGAGCGCCTTGCTGATCTGCGGGCGGTGGCGGTTCTTGCTGAGAAAGGAGACGAATACCGGCTGCTCGATCTGCGGGGCATCGCCCACCGGGAAGAAGTCGTGGCTATCGATGTATTGCTGCGCCAGGTCGGCTGGCAGGTAGGCCGCACCACCACGACTGCGCATGTATTCCACGCTCATCACCCCGAGCCCCATGGATACCGGCGCAAGCTGCAACTGCGGCAACAGCTCCCCATGCCGGGCTACGAAATACGGGCTCAAGGCGACGAACACGTAGTCCTCCGTCCTGACCTGGTCGAGCGTTTGTGGTCGCGACGAGACCATTACGAAGCGCTCGTTGAACAGGTGCTGGATCTCCAGCTCGGGGCGGTATTGCGGGGTGTAGATCACTGCTATGTCCAGGTTGCCGAAGCTCAGTTCGTCGATCATGGTCTTCGAGTAGTCAGCCTCCACATGGATGGCAGTCTTGGGGAACTCCTGGCGCAGCCAGAACACCCACTTGCTGATCAGGCGCTGCCACAGGCTCACCTGGGTGGCGATGCGCAGCCGGCCCTGGTAGTCGCGCGGCATGCTGATGTCTTGGCGGGCCTGATTCCAGCACAGGCGCAGATTGGTGGCATAACTCTCGAAGCGTCGGCCTTCGGCCGTCAGCTCAGCGCCAGAACGTCCGCGGATGAACAGCTGGGCACCTATGGCCTCCTCCAGGCTGCGAATGCGCATGCTCACCGTGGACTGGGTGACGCACAGACGCGCGGCAGTGCGGTTGAAGTTTCGCGTTTCCGCCAGGTCGGCAAAGGTGTCCAGTAATTCGATCTTCATCGGCAGTATCCCAGGCAGGTAAATCAATCGTTATTTTGAATTTATACTGCATTATTAATTCATTATAAAAATTTAAATCAAGCTCTTAGGATGGCAGTCATCACCCAGCCATGGTGGCCGGGGTCAGCGTTGACCTGCCACCGCGTATAACCACAGGAGCCTGAAAGATGACCACGATCATCGACTGCGATTGCCATAACTACTGGATGTCGGCGGAGGTGTTACTCCCCTACATGGACGGGATCTTCAAGGATTTCTTCATCCGCGGTGAACAGCCTGGTCCAGTCGGTGCCTTCCCGCATGGTCATCGGCCATGGCTGCATCCGGAGGGCTTCAAGCGTGCGGACATCAATCCGGCGACCCAAGAAGAGCACTACAGCATCATGAAGGAGAAGCATCTCGATCGTTTCAACATCGACTATGCGATCCTCACCGGCGACGAGGCCCTTGAGGCCTCGACCCTGGCCAACCCCTATTACGCAGCGGCGCTGGTGCGCGCTTACAACGACTGGATGGTCGACTTCTGGCTGCCCAAGGACCGGCGCCTTAAGGGCTCGTTGCTGATCAGCCCGACCGACCCGCATGGCGCGGCCGCGGAAATCCGTCGCCTCGGAGGTCATCCGGATATCGTTCAGGTGCTGGCTTCCCATGGCTCCCAACGGCCTTATGGCGACCCCTTCTACCACCCCATATATGAAGCCTGTGCGGAGATGGGCTTGCCGTTTGCCATTCATCTGGGCGGACAGGGCGGGGTCAACAGCAACCCGATCGCCGCGGGGCCGACCACCTTCTTCTGGGAAACTCATGCACTGCTGCCGCAGTCGGCCATGACCCACGTGGCCAGCATGATCGCCCAGGGCGTGTTCGAGAAATGGCCGGACCTTTACTTCGTAGTCATCGAATGTGGCGTGGCCTGGGTGCCGGGCCTGCTCTGGCGCCTGGATGCCAACTACAAGGCGCTGCGCAAGGAAACGCCGTGGCTGAAGATGCTGCCCAGCGAGTACTTCAAGCGCAACATCCGTTTCACCACCCAGCCACTGGAGCAACCGGGCACCAAGGTCGAGCACCTGTGGGCGATTCTCGAGGCAATGGACGGCGAGAACACCCTGCTGTTCGCCTCCGACTACCCGCACTGGGACTACGACAGCGTTGAATCCCTGCACATCCCGCCGCAGTGGCGCGACAGCATTCTCGGCGGAAACGCTCTGAAGGTTTACTCGCGCCTGCCCCAGCCCAAGCCCCTGGCCAAGACCGCCTGATAACGAGGAGAAGCCCATGGATGCGAAAAAAGTTCTGGCCTGCAAGACCCATGAAGTCGCCACCGGCCAGCAGAAGATCGTCAAGCTCGGCAACCTGCCGGTCGGTATCTTCAACGTCGGCGGCGAATACCACGCCATGCTCAATGTCTGCCCACACCGCGGCGCGGCGCTCTGCGAAGGACCGCAATGCGGCACCACGCAGGAGACGGCGCACTACGAGTTCATCTACGGCAAGCAGGATGACCTGGTGCGCTGCGCTTGGCATGGCTGGGAATTCGAGATCAAGACCGGCGAGTTCATCGTCGACCGCAGCATCAAGGCCAAGACCTATCTGGTCAGCGTCGAGGGCGATGATCTCTACGTCCATCTCTGAACCCGCTCGGGGTGCCCGGAGCAGGGAGATCACGGCGGCCGGAATGCCGCCGGAAGCACTCATGCCTTCGCCGCCCAAGGACGGCGCGGCGAAGGCGGCGGCATATGGAAAAGTCAGACATTAGCCCAGCTTGGCCTTAGTGCACGAATAGATCGTTTGTCAGCCCCCCCGCCAAGCCGCAGTCTTGGTCTGCATCCGGCCTGAGCCAAGCGCCCCCTAATGGCCGGGCGAGTTTCATTTCCGTCGAAGTACTTCAGCGCTCTGCCCCTTTGCCACAACCTAAACTTCACGAGACCACAATAATGAATAAAACAAATCGTATTGCTTTAGTGGCTCTTGCAATGACACTCGGCGCCACCTCGTCCTGGGCCCAGGAAGCGCCTTCATGCCAGACCCTGCGCATGGCCGACGTCGGCTGGGTGGACAATGGCGCGATCAACGGCTTGTCCATGGCGGTGGCGGAGGGGCTGGGCTACCAAACTAAGGTTTCCACCCTGAGCCTGCCGATTATCCTGGCTTCCGTGCAGGATAAGAAAATAGACTTCTTCCTCGACTACTGGTCGCCGGCTTCTGATCCGATGTTCCAGCCGGCGGTCGCCAACAACAGCGTCACTCTGGCGGATAAACCCAACCTGGTCGGCGCCAGATTCACCCTAGCGGTGCCGAGCTACCTGGCC
Encoded proteins:
- a CDS encoding metal ABC transporter ATP-binding protein → MHQALRVENLSVSYAGHYAVEDANLSIEAGLLVGIIGPNGAGKSTLLKAILELIPSDHGHVEIYGRPLQQSRRTVAYVPQRSEIDWQFPINVLDTVVLGTYPKLGWFNKPGRHERQTALECLQRVGMQDFALRQIGELSGGQQQRVFLARALVQNADLYLLDEPFVGIDALSEGTIIGILKSLRDAGKTVLVVHHDLSKAAEYFDQLILINKRILNYGAAAEVCTPDALAKAYLGDLPFINPLGVAC
- a CDS encoding hybrid-cluster NAD(P)-dependent oxidoreductase translates to MKSLSIDPVQLPALPFWPASELDVRCIQITQETHDVASFCFAATQPMLFTFKPGQYVSLKVEIDGRQEMRCYSISTPPSRPYNFSITVKKVPGGLVSNWLHEHLHEGDCLKVQGPQGGFNIIDQPCDKALLLSGGSGITPLMSMTRWLYDTAAEVDLHFVHSARTPDDIIYHQELQAIDARTPKFRLSLVCAGSLSGATWSGYRGFLNAAMLQQMVPDLYERTVYVCGPETYIRAVRGILQSLDFPMQRYFEESFGGAVAATPAPASVLASEGESATHRVSFSRTGKSVSGVAEETILDIAGKHGLWIPSACRMGFCGSCKLRRVSGDVRMNHSGGISDTEINEGYVLACCSYAEGDVEFDY
- a CDS encoding LysR family transcriptional regulator, with amino-acid sequence MKIELLDTFADLAETRNFNRTAARLCVTQSTVSMRIRSLEEAIGAQLFIRGRSGAELTAEGRRFESYATNLRLCWNQARQDISMPRDYQGRLRIATQVSLWQRLISKWVFWLRQEFPKTAIHVEADYSKTMIDELSFGNLDIAVIYTPQYRPELEIQHLFNERFVMVSSRPQTLDQVRTEDYVFVALSPYFVARHGELLPQLQLAPVSMGLGVMSVEYMRSRGGAAYLPADLAQQYIDSHDFFPVGDAPQIEQPVFVSFLSKNRHRPQISKALKALRLIALD
- a CDS encoding amidohydrolase family protein yields the protein MDGIFKDFFIRGEQPGPVGAFPHGHRPWLHPEGFKRADINPATQEEHYSIMKEKHLDRFNIDYAILTGDEALEASTLANPYYAAALVRAYNDWMVDFWLPKDRRLKGSLLISPTDPHGAAAEIRRLGGHPDIVQVLASHGSQRPYGDPFYHPIYEACAEMGLPFAIHLGGQGGVNSNPIAAGPTTFFWETHALLPQSAMTHVASMIAQGVFEKWPDLYFVVIECGVAWVPGLLWRLDANYKALRKETPWLKMLPSEYFKRNIRFTTQPLEQPGTKVEHLWAILEAMDGENTLLFASDYPHWDYDSVESLHIPPQWRDSILGGNALKVYSRLPQPKPLAKTA
- a CDS encoding Rieske (2Fe-2S) protein; this encodes MDAKKVLACKTHEVATGQQKIVKLGNLPVGIFNVGGEYHAMLNVCPHRGAALCEGPQCGTTQETAHYEFIYGKQDDLVRCAWHGWEFEIKTGEFIVDRSIKAKTYLVSVEGDDLYVHL